The following are encoded in a window of Arctopsyche grandis isolate Sample6627 chromosome 2, ASM5162203v2, whole genome shotgun sequence genomic DNA:
- the LOC143920896 gene encoding aminopeptidase N-like produces the protein MEMLGHRDNEGAVAWRSGLAGYDGFISTPCSPTKYTVNNRSRAARRNMKGHYAVSKLCILSAAIAICLFLILMFIIAYFAIPCKCNTVTRQREAFTFTEENEDSVRTELPIVVKNLTHDQFEIGNDFKNDDTDDDEDLPATEEMQTVADEQVQIKVENVSVRLPRDIIPTHYRIKIVPFMEDDNMTTSGYVNITIICLNPTRKIVMNLKDIEVRKDVKISEIHNGDPVAVEKFDVDNENEIFTIYLKEYLVMDEEYHVLIWYTGKIRSLSNGLYRSYFTDLKTHTRTAMVNTLLSPTYARYVYPSFDEPSFKAKFTISIGRREDMFSLSNMKIKRITPMSKANFWVWDHYGETPLMSTYLTAFLVAPISSLEKIVLPNSVDPEISLWTRPYNSYQAEFGTKVSGKVLKFFEQYFSIKFPLSKIDIVAVPAHDYEAMENWGLIIFKEDNILVDKGNSIRTQQTLAFTLAHEIAHQWFGNLVTPKWWNELWLKEGFSSYFQYLAIDNIYPDWKAFKEFLSNEMDMAFMSDALTTSHPISTTVDKPNSEIFNVVSYHKGSSIIRMMAHFLGAARLQQGLTAYLDEYAYGNAQQEELWKFLGKGGITYDKGKLVELSTIMDTWTKQAGYPVVTVTRNYQDGSVEISQERFLLNGSKNSSSLWWVPISYTTKQELHFNDTLPKLWLAAEEKIVIPNFAKKDSWVLFNLQNTGFYRVNYDTNNWILLIEYFNSFPNDAKYQLIKDSFYLARSGNLPYEYALSLGGQLTKEVEYMPWQAATQVLLYLKDMLTKMPAYGNFKAYVLVMISKAYRAIGAELTDNNSIPWVIPDNPIPQMHAENIIKLSCMFHDGNCVNNARGLFKHWMDLPDDGNIIPVVIRPLIYCTAIKEGDRSEWEFAYQRFLIGAASGSKYDSEQSNLITALGCSSKQWLLTKALGLIMDPNSGLNEREGMLLFRSVAANDLGHWIAVSFVHSQWKLLLETYQTPNVIYQMVQSIVSYINSPYEIDQLKALVYSITNHTQKASEALTEALEMAENNKLWMEKNYRSVDRWLDSFVDTYRVSY, from the exons caGGATACGATGGCTTCATATCTACTCCTTGCTCACCCACGAAATACACGGTGAACAACAGATCGAGGGCCGCTAGGAGGAATATGAAAGGACACTATGCCGTGTCAAAACTGTGCATACTGAGTGCTGCGATCGCCATTTGTCTAttcttaattttaatgtttataattgCATACTTTGCGATCCCGTGCAAGTGCAACACGGTGACGCGCCAAAGAGAAGCATTCACATTCACCGAAGAGAATGAGGATTCTGTCAGAACCGAACTGCCGATCGTCGTTAAAAATCTGACCCACGACCAGTTCGAAATTGGCAACGATTTTAAAAATGATGATACGGATGATGACGAAGATTTGCCTGCGACTGAGGAGATGCAGACGGTGGCTGATGAGCAGGTTCAGATTAAAGTTGAAAATGTCAGCGTCAGACTGCCAAGAGACATTATTCCGACACATTACAG AATTAAAATTGTACCCTTCATGGAAGATGATAATATGACCACTAGCGGCTATGTAAACATCACCATCATATGTTTGAACCCAACAAGGAAGATTGTGATGAATTTAAAAGACATCGAAGTGAGAAAAGACGTGAAAATCTCCGAGATTCACAACGGAGATCCAGTGGCTGTGGAAAAGTTTGATGTCGacaatgaaaatgaaattttcactaTATATTTAAAGGAATACTTGGTGATGGACGAAGAATACCACGTTCTTATTTGGTATACGGGTAAAATCAGAAGCCTCTCTAATGGACTGTACCGAAGCTATTTCACCGACTTGAAGACACACACTAGAAC TGCTATGGTTAACACCCTTCTCTCACCGACGTATGCAAGatacgtttatccatcgttcgACGAGCCATCCTTTAAAGCTAAATTCACAATCAGCATAGGTAGAAGAgaggatatgttttcactttccaacaTGAAGATTAAAAGAATTACACCAAT GTCTAAGGCTAACTTTTGGGTGTGGGATCATTACGGAGAGACTCCGTTGATGTCAACATACCTGACAGCTTTCCTCGTTGCACCCATATCGTCCTTAGAAAAGATCGTTTTGCCTAACTCGGTGGATCCTGAAATAAGCTTGTGGACAAGACCTTACAATTCGTATCAGGCGGAATTCGGCACAAAGGTGTCCGGGAAAGTTTTGAAGTTTTTCGAACAGTACTTCTCTATTAAGTTTCCACTGTCGAAGATCGATATAGTCGCTGTACCAGCTCATGACTATGAAGCCATGGAGAATTGGGGCCTGATCATTTTCAA GGAAGATAATATTCTGGTCGATAAAGGCAACAGTATCAGAACTCAGCAGACTTTAGCGTTCACTTTAGCACATGAAATAGCTCATCAATGGTTTGGTAATTTGGTTACACCTAAATGGTGGAATGAGCTGTGGCTGAAAGAAGGATTTTCATCATACTTTCAATATTTGGCCATTGATAAT attTATCCAGACTGGAAGGCGTTCAAAGAATTTCTTTCGAATGAAATGGACATGGCTTTCATGAGCGATGCACTCACAACATCTCATCCCATCTCGACGACGGTCGACAAACCGAACAGTGAAATATTCAACGTAGTTTCATATCACAAAG GGTCTTCGATCATAAGAATGATGGCCCATTTCCTCGGAGCTGCAAGATTGCAACAGGGACTGACTGCGTATCTCGATGAGTATGCTTACGGTAATGCCCAGCAAGAGGAGCTTTGGAAGTTCCTTGGGAAAGGTGGCATAACCTACGACAAGGGTAAATTGGTGGAATTGAGTACCATAATGGATACATGGACTAAACAGGCTGGCTATCCCGTTGTAACCGTAACTCGTAATTATCAAGATGGATCGGTAGAAATTTCACAG GAGAGATTCTTATTAAATGGAAGCAAGAATAGTTCATCGTTGTGGTGGGTGCCGATATCATACACAACAAAACAAGAGCTGCATTTTAACGATACTTTACCTAAATTATGGCTGGCTGCCGAAGAAAAGATTGTTATTCCTAATTTTGCCAAGAAGGATAGTTGGGTTCTGTTCAATTTACAAAATACAG gaTTTTATCGTGTTAATTACGATACTAATAATTGGATCTTGTTGATCGAATATTTCAACTCATTTCCAAACGATGCTAAATACCAACTAATCAAAGATTCCTTCTACTTGGCTCGGTCAGGAAATCTACCG TATGAATATGCACTCTCACTTGGCGGTCAACTTACCAAAGAAGTGGAATACATGCCGTGGCAAGCTGCTACCCAAGTTTTGCTCTACTTGAAAGACATGCTGACTAAAATGCCAGCTTACGGCAACTTTAAG gCTTATGTACTTGTGATGATCTCCAAAGCGTATCGTGCCATCGGAGCCGAGTTGACCGATAATAACAGTATACCGTGGGTGATACCCGATAATCCCATACCGCAGATGCACGCCGAAAACATAATCAAACTGTCTTGTATGTTCCACGATGGAAATTGTGTAAACAACGCTAGAGGATTATTCAAACACTGGATGGATCTGCCGGACGACGGGAacat taTACCAGTCGTGATCAGACCTTTAATTTACTGCACGGCAATCAAAGAAGGCGATCGCTCAGAATGGGAATTTGCGTACCAACGTTTCTTGATAGGTGCTGCGTCAGGTTCAAAATATGACTCCGAGCAGTCAAATTTGATTACTGCACTGGGATGTTCCTCGAAACAATGGCTTCTGACTAA GGCTCTCGGTTTGATTATGGATCCGAACTCTGGTCTCAATGAACGTGAGGGTATGTTGCTGTTCCGCTCCGTAGCTGCAAACGATTTGGGACATTGGATTGCTGTCAGTTTTGTACATTCGCAATGGAAACTGCTGCTGGAAAC